From Haemorhous mexicanus isolate bHaeMex1 chromosome 13, bHaeMex1.pri, whole genome shotgun sequence, a single genomic window includes:
- the ZWILCH gene encoding protein zwilch homolog, whose product MAAERRRRAGGGLGGLLLRILKEGKDSIPEHPYLYETDVEISLVGGSCKNPVEKFWNGSSTMYILQKATHSEESDSMEESRTDDAVYASEVLPKESPGALALSVGRAKQLISLYTLMQNPNMASLGMSDLPVLPPLWARCDGSDPQHTCWIGAEPLKAGNKVTGLNIYLVSCDGPTADKTCFPNLEELKMEHKIRHHSSVVTTKGFARYELIAAAAIEDTIVESGSNIYVDITWNGVEKILETPPAISAATLNIALESGDPRSPVFQLYQELQFLLALAEGLKTGVTEWPEPSESESALKLVQDFLTDLKKKLDGDYTFEDKNETEKIKCDTAAVDSCIKSIFGERGDLDFTGQLWCKMKSVSSYQELIDCFTLVIKSLERGEIQPWIHQGSSSFLSQLIQQSYHGKMEDVSLSDITPIQMLLEVGLEKMKKDYVSFFIGQELATVTYLDYFISTAVELQEQVHRVQKLHHMLEIMVSCTGLLQFRHENLFPLTQICMKYYKENPLNEKHVFQLPIRPALVKKFYQNDLPEVWRVEISSGHGQKEVKTTWQVSTNAPVELGTSDNSGFLSDSTVNGSIKERLYFITMTQCSQVQFT is encoded by the exons AtggcggcggagcggcggcgccgggcgggcggcggcctGGGCGGGCTTCTGCTCCG gatACTTAAAGAAGGAAAGGACAGTATCCCCGAACATCCCTATCTCTATGAG actgatGTAGAGATCTCATTGGTTGGTGGCAGTTGCAAAAATCCTGTTGAAAAATTTTGGAACGGAAGCAGTACAATGTATATTTTGCAAAAAGCT ACACACAGTGAAGAAAGCGACTCCATGGAGGAATCAAGAACAGATGATGCTGTTTATGCCTCTGAGGTCTTGCCAAAGGAGAGTCCTGGAGCCCTGGCTCTTTCTGTTGGAAGAGCAAA GCAGTTGATTTCCTTGTACACACTGATGCAAAACCCAAACATGGCCTCCCTGGGGATGAGTGACCTGCCTGTGCTTCCTCCCCTGTGGGCCAGGTGTGATGGTTCTGATCCTCAGCACACCTGCTGGATTGGAGCTGAGCCTCTCAAGGCTGGAAACAAAGTCACAGGGCTCAATATTTACCTGGTTTCCTGTGATG gTCCTACAGCTGATAAAACCTGTTTTCCAAACCTGGAAGAGCTCAAAATGGAACATAAAATAAGACATCATTCATCTGTT GTGACAACAAAAGGATTTGCTCGGTATGAGCTgattgcagctgctgcaataGAGGACACCATTGTAGAATCTGGAAGCAACATCTATGTGGATATCACATGGAATGGCGTGGAAAAGATTCTGGAGACTCCCCCAGCGATCTCTGCTGCCACCCTG AATATTGCCCTGGAGTCGGGGGACCCCAGAAGTCCTGTGTTCCAGCTGTACCAAGAGCTGCAGTTCCTCTTG gCTTTGGCTGAAGGTCTGAAGACGGGTGTGACTGAGTGGCCTGAGCCATCAGAGTCTGAATCAGCTCTTAAACTGGTCCAGGATTTTCTGACTG ATTTAAAGAAGAAACTGGATGGAGATTATACATTTGAAGACAAGAATGAAACAGAG AAAATCAAATGTGACACAGCTGCTGTGGACAGTTGCATAAAATCAATCTTTGGTGAGCGAGGAGACCTGGATTTCACTGGACAATTATGGTGCAAAATGAAAA GTGTCAGTTCCTATCAGGAGTTAATAGACTGTTTCACACTGGTCATAAAATCCCTGGAACGTGGTGAGATACAGCCATGG ATTCATCAGGGGAGTAGCAGTTTCTTAAGTCAGTTGATCCAACAGTCCTACCATGGAAAGATGGAGGATGTTTCCCTCAGTGACATCACTCCCATTCAGATGCTCCTGGAGGTTGGCTTAGAGAAGATGAAGAAAGATTATGTCAGTTTTTTCATAG GCCAGGAACTTGCAACAGTAACCTACTTG GATTACTTCATTTCCACGGCAGTGGAGCTCCAGGAACAAGTCCACCGTGTTCAAAAGCTTCACCACATGCTGGAAATAATGGTCAGCTGTACAGGCTTACTGCAGTTCAGACATGAGAACCTCTTCCCTTTGACACA GATTTGCATGAAGTATTACAAGGAAAACCCTCTGAATGAGAAGCATGTGTTTCAGCTGCCCATCCGACCAGCTCTTGTGAAGAAATTCTATCAAAA TGACCTCCCTGAAGTCTGGAGGGTGGAGATAAGCAGTGGGCATGGACAGAAGGAAGTTAAAACAACGTGGCAAGTTAGCACCAATGCTCCTGTTGAACTTGGGACATCAGACAATTCAG GTTTCTTGTCTGACTCCACAGTAAATGGAAGCATTAAAGAAAGGCTGTATTTTATTACCATGACTCAGTGCAGTCAGGTGCAGTTCACTTAA
- the LCTL gene encoding lactase-like protein isoform X1 has translation MRRDTLRCWAVLVAVMALSVAEDFPWTKNNPGSFYYGTFPAGFLWGVGSSAYQTEGAWDKDGKGPSIWDAFTHRKGKVLGNETGDSACDGYYRVKDDIQLLKELKVNHYLLSISWPRIMPTGIKTEQLNEKGIQFYNDTINSLLENNITPIVSLYHWDLPQVLQEKYGGWQNISMINYFNDYANLCFEKFGDRVKHWITFSNPWAVAEKGYETGEHAPGLKLGGCGAYKAAHHIIKTHAKVWHSYNTTWRREQRGMVGISLTSGWGEPVDPHSQTDRDAAERYIQFHLGWFANPIYRGDYPEVMKNYVGRKSAQQGLGTSRLPTFSVQEKTYIKGTSDFLGIGHFTTRYVLQKSFPFLQVSSYHTDPDLAELVDPNWPAPGPKWLYSVPWGFRRLLNFIKTQYGNPLIYVTENGVSETVQCPQLCDEWRIQYLKGYINEILKALNDGVNVKGYTAWSLLDKFEWNKGFSERFGLYHIDFKNKNKPRYPKASVDYYKKIISANGFPNPREVENWHRKAMDTCSATHQHLAADSLIAHMEMVTEIVLPTVFTLCILISIVLLIFYLRNHS, from the exons atgaggagggacaCCCtgaggtgctgggctgtgctggtggcagtgatGGCACTGAGCGTGGCCGAGGACTTCCCGTGGACCAAGAACAACCCGGGCTCCTTCTACTACGGCACCTTCCCAGCTG GTTTCTTGTGGGGTGTGGGGAGTTCTGCCTACCAGACCGAGGGGGCCTGGGACAAGGATGGCAAAGGGCCGAGCATCTGGGATGCCTTCACTCACAGGAAAGGGAAGGTGCTGGGGAACGAGACGGGAGATTCCGCCTGCGATGGCTACTACAGAGTCAAG GATGACATTCAGTTACTGAAGGAGCTGAAGGTGAATCACTACCTCTTGTCTATCTCATGGCCAAGGATTATGCCCACAGGCATCAAAA CTGAGCAACTGAATGAGAAGGGAATACAGTTCTACAATGACACAATTAACAGTCTTCTGGAAAACAACATCACCCCTATTGTGAGCCTCTACCACTGGGATCTGCCACAG GTTCTCCAAGAAAAGTATGGTGGCTGGCAGAACATAAGCatgattaattattttaatgattaTGCAAATCTGTGTTTTGAGAAGTTTGGTGACCGTGTGAAACACTGGATTACATTCAGCAACCCTTGG GCAGTGGCTGAAAAGGGCTATGAAACAGGAGAACACGCGCCAGGACTGAAGCTCGGTGGCTGCGGCGCCTACAAAGCTGCTCATCACATcattaaa ACTCATGCCAAGGTTTGGCACTCCTACAACACCACCTGGCGCAGGGAGCAGAGAG GGATGGTTGGAATTTCCCTAACGAGTGGCTGGGGGGAACCTGTTGATCCACACAGCCAGACAgacagagatgctgctgaaaGGTACATCCAGTTCCACCTGGGATGGTTTGCAAACCCCATTTACAGAGGGGACTACCCAGAAGTTATGAAGAATTATGTAG GTAGGAAGAgtgcccagcagggcctggggacaTCAAGATTACCAACTTTCTCAGTGCAAGAGAAAACCTATATTAAAGGCACCTCGGATTTCCTGGGAATTGGTCATTTTACCACTCGTTATGTTCTGCAGAAGAGCTTTCCCTTCCTCCAAGTGTCCAGTTACCACACTGACCCTGACCTGGCTGAACTGGTGGACCCCAActggccagccccaggccctAAGTGGCTCTACTCTGTGCCCTGGGGGTTCAGAAGGTTGCTCAACTTCATTAAG aCCCAGTATGGGAACCCCCTGATTTATGTGACAGAGAATGGAGTGTCTGAAACTGTGCAGTGCCCTCAGCTGTGTGATGAGTGGAGgatccagtacctgaagggatACATCAATGAGATACTCAAAG CTCTAAACGATGGTGTAAATGTCAAAGGCTACACTGCCTGGTCACTGCTGGATAAATTCGAATGGAACAAAGGcttctctgaaagatttgggCTTTACCACATTGACTTcaaaaacaagaacaaaccACGGTACCCAAAGGCATCTGTTGACTACTATAAAAAGATTATCAGTGCAAACGGATTCCCAAATCCAAGAGAG GTGGAAAACTGGCACCGGAAGGCCATGGACACCTGCTCTGCCACACACCAACACCTTGCTGCAG ATTCCCTGATTGCTCACATGGAAATGGTGACAGAGATTGTTCTTCCTACAGTTTTCACACTCTGCATTCTCATCAGTATTGTGCTCCTCATATTCTACCTTCGAAACCACAGCTAA
- the LCTL gene encoding lactase-like protein isoform X2, which translates to MINYFNDYANLCFEKFGDRVKHWITFSNPWAVAEKGYETGEHAPGLKLGGCGAYKAAHHIIKTHAKVWHSYNTTWRREQRGMVGISLTSGWGEPVDPHSQTDRDAAERYIQFHLGWFANPIYRGDYPEVMKNYVGRKSAQQGLGTSRLPTFSVQEKTYIKGTSDFLGIGHFTTRYVLQKSFPFLQVSSYHTDPDLAELVDPNWPAPGPKWLYSVPWGFRRLLNFIKTQYGNPLIYVTENGVSETVQCPQLCDEWRIQYLKGYINEILKDSLIAHMEMVTEIVLPTVFTLCILISIVLLIFYLRNHS; encoded by the exons atgattaattattttaatgattaTGCAAATCTGTGTTTTGAGAAGTTTGGTGACCGTGTGAAACACTGGATTACATTCAGCAACCCTTGG GCAGTGGCTGAAAAGGGCTATGAAACAGGAGAACACGCGCCAGGACTGAAGCTCGGTGGCTGCGGCGCCTACAAAGCTGCTCATCACATcattaaa ACTCATGCCAAGGTTTGGCACTCCTACAACACCACCTGGCGCAGGGAGCAGAGAG GGATGGTTGGAATTTCCCTAACGAGTGGCTGGGGGGAACCTGTTGATCCACACAGCCAGACAgacagagatgctgctgaaaGGTACATCCAGTTCCACCTGGGATGGTTTGCAAACCCCATTTACAGAGGGGACTACCCAGAAGTTATGAAGAATTATGTAG GTAGGAAGAgtgcccagcagggcctggggacaTCAAGATTACCAACTTTCTCAGTGCAAGAGAAAACCTATATTAAAGGCACCTCGGATTTCCTGGGAATTGGTCATTTTACCACTCGTTATGTTCTGCAGAAGAGCTTTCCCTTCCTCCAAGTGTCCAGTTACCACACTGACCCTGACCTGGCTGAACTGGTGGACCCCAActggccagccccaggccctAAGTGGCTCTACTCTGTGCCCTGGGGGTTCAGAAGGTTGCTCAACTTCATTAAG aCCCAGTATGGGAACCCCCTGATTTATGTGACAGAGAATGGAGTGTCTGAAACTGTGCAGTGCCCTCAGCTGTGTGATGAGTGGAGgatccagtacctgaagggatACATCAATGAGATACTCAAAG ATTCCCTGATTGCTCACATGGAAATGGTGACAGAGATTGTTCTTCCTACAGTTTTCACACTCTGCATTCTCATCAGTATTGTGCTCCTCATATTCTACCTTCGAAACCACAGCTAA